The Dioscorea cayenensis subsp. rotundata cultivar TDr96_F1 chromosome 19, TDr96_F1_v2_PseudoChromosome.rev07_lg8_w22 25.fasta, whole genome shotgun sequence genome includes a window with the following:
- the LOC120249629 gene encoding putative mannan endo-1,4-beta-mannosidase 9 isoform X1, translated as MANKQLVCALLWVLALIGSIIEHGEAASDFVKADGTSFAVNGESFYPNGFNAYWLMSKGSKPSEMDKVSRALCQASSYGMTVVRTWAFKDGGYRPLQSSPGVYNEDMFKTILLRNNTKTGVVYKDDPSIMAWELMNEGRCKSDLSGRTMQAWIEEMAGYVKAIDRNHLLEVGLEGFFGGLDQDQEAIQYDPFASSRNVGSDFISNNQIHGIDFATIHLYPNLWIPHADDATQLSFLRDWIHSHSNAADEILRKPLLVTEFGKTSRFAGCNGVDKVAFYRTAYAVIYKLIRARSACAGGLFWQLLLPGMENLSDGYEIILSDCPSIANIIFRHSRLISSLNGPSLRGLTSTYQ; from the exons ATGGCAAACAAACAACTTGTGTGTGCGCTGTTGTGGGTTTTAGCTTTGATTGGGTCAATAATAGAGCATGGCGAAGCGGCATCTGATTTTGTGAAGGCCGATGGCACTAGTTTCGCGGTGAATGGAGAGTCATTCTACCCGAATGGATTCAATGCTTACTGGCTCATGTCGAAAGGGTCGAAGCCGTCAGAGATGGACAAAGTGTCGCGTGCTCTCTGCCAGGCCTCCTCCTACGGAATGACTGTTGTCAGGACCTGGGCCTTCAAGGATGGCGGATACCGACCCTTGCAGTCCTCTCCTGGCGTCTACAATGAGGACATGTTCAAG ACAATTCTCTTAAGAAACAACACGAAGACAGGGGTAGTGTATAAAGATGATCCAAGCATCATGGCGTGGGAGCTGATGAATGAGGGCCGGTGCAAGAGTGACCTGTCTGGGCGAACCATGCAGGCATGGATTGAAGAGATGGCCGGGTATGTCAAAGCCATTGACCGCAACCATTTGCTGGAAGTGGGCTTGGAAGGCTTCTTTGGTGGGCTGGATCAGGACCAGGAGGCCATTCAATATGACCCGTTTGCCTCCTCTCGTAACGTCGGCAGTGATTTTATATCCAATAACCAGATCCATGGAATTGACTTTGCCACCATTCATTTATATCCCAATCTATG GATCCCTCACGCAGATGATGCGACCCAACTTAGCTTTTTGAGGGACTGGATACACTCTCACTCAAACGCTGCAGATGAGATTCTAAGGAAGCCACTCCTGGTTACAGAATTCGGAAAAACCAGCCGGTTTGCGGGGTGCAATGGAGTTGATAAAGTAGCATTTTACCGCACAGCTTACGCTGTGATCTACAAGTTGATCCGGGCCAGGAGCGCCTGCGCAGGTGGTTTGTTTTGGCAGCTGCTTCTGCCGGGGATGGAAAATTTGAGTGATGGCTACGAGATCATTCTCTCTGACTGTCCATCTATAGCAAACATAATATTCCGACACTCTCGCTTGATCTCCAGCCTTAACGGTCCTAGCTTGCGCGGGTTGACTTCGACCTATCAGTAG
- the LOC120249629 gene encoding mannan endo-1,4-beta-mannosidase 1-like isoform X2 yields MANKQLVCALLWVLALIGSIIEHGEAASDFVKADGTSFAVNGESFYPNGFNAYWLMSKGSKPSEMDKVSRALCQASSYGMTVVRTWAFKDGGYRPLQSSPGVYNEDMFKGLDFVISEAKKYGLRLILSMVNNFKGKRQYVEWAKQRGENLTSEDDFYTNYLVKTFYRNHVKTILLRNNTKTGVVYKDDPSIMAWELMNEGRCKSDLSGRTMQAWIEEMAGYVKAIDRNHLLEVGLEGFFGGLDQDQEAIQYDPFASSRNVGSDFISNNQIHGIDFATIHLYPNLWIPHADDATQLSFLRDWIHSHSNAADEILRKPLLVTEFGKTSRFAGCNGVDKVAFYRTAYAVIYKLIRARSACAGGLFWQLLLPGMENLSDGYEIILSDCPSIANIIFRHSRLISSLNGPSLRGLTSTYQ; encoded by the exons ATGGCAAACAAACAACTTGTGTGTGCGCTGTTGTGGGTTTTAGCTTTGATTGGGTCAATAATAGAGCATGGCGAAGCGGCATCTGATTTTGTGAAGGCCGATGGCACTAGTTTCGCGGTGAATGGAGAGTCATTCTACCCGAATGGATTCAATGCTTACTGGCTCATGTCGAAAGGGTCGAAGCCGTCAGAGATGGACAAAGTGTCGCGTGCTCTCTGCCAGGCCTCCTCCTACGGAATGACTGTTGTCAGGACCTGGGCCTTCAAGGATGGCGGATACCGACCCTTGCAGTCCTCTCCTGGCGTCTACAATGAGGACATGTTCAAG GGCCTTGATTTTGTGATTTCCGAAGCTAAGAAATATGGACTTCGTTTGATTTTGAGTATGGTTAATAATTTTAAAGGAAAGAGGCAGTACGTTGAATGGGCAAAGCAGAGAGGGGAAAATTTGACCTCTGAAGATGACTTTTACACAAATTATCTCGTTAAGACATTTTATAGAAATCATGTCaag ACAATTCTCTTAAGAAACAACACGAAGACAGGGGTAGTGTATAAAGATGATCCAAGCATCATGGCGTGGGAGCTGATGAATGAGGGCCGGTGCAAGAGTGACCTGTCTGGGCGAACCATGCAGGCATGGATTGAAGAGATGGCCGGGTATGTCAAAGCCATTGACCGCAACCATTTGCTGGAAGTGGGCTTGGAAGGCTTCTTTGGTGGGCTGGATCAGGACCAGGAGGCCATTCAATATGACCCGTTTGCCTCCTCTCGTAACGTCGGCAGTGATTTTATATCCAATAACCAGATCCATGGAATTGACTTTGCCACCATTCATTTATATCCCAATCTATG GATCCCTCACGCAGATGATGCGACCCAACTTAGCTTTTTGAGGGACTGGATACACTCTCACTCAAACGCTGCAGATGAGATTCTAAGGAAGCCACTCCTGGTTACAGAATTCGGAAAAACCAGCCGGTTTGCGGGGTGCAATGGAGTTGATAAAGTAGCATTTTACCGCACAGCTTACGCTGTGATCTACAAGTTGATCCGGGCCAGGAGCGCCTGCGCAGGTGGTTTGTTTTGGCAGCTGCTTCTGCCGGGGATGGAAAATTTGAGTGATGGCTACGAGATCATTCTCTCTGACTGTCCATCTATAGCAAACATAATATTCCGACACTCTCGCTTGATCTCCAGCCTTAACGGTCCTAGCTTGCGCGGGTTGACTTCGACCTATCAGTAG